The genomic interval CGCAGCCGCGGTAGGGATTGACCGAACGGTCGAAACCGACATCGGGCGATCGGTTGCGGCTGAGCACGCTGCGCGCGCGCTCCTCGACGACCACGGTCTCCGGCGCCGAGGCCTCGTCCTGCAGCATCTGCAGCGCCTCCCAGCCGTCATCCTCGGCCACCGTGGCCTGTTTTTCGTAGCGTCCGGTGACCCAGGACGCGCTGCCGCGCCCCTTGCGGGCCACGGGCACGGGCGGGCGGAGGCGGTCGGCGCTCATCGGTCCACGATGCCGGGCTGGCGTCTCAACGGGTGCGACGCGCCCGTCATCGCAGCGGCCGCGCGCGCATTTATCCTGTATGCGGCGCGACCGGCGCCGCCATGGCAGGAACCGACCGTGCAGCGCGCCTGGGATTCGCTCGTCACCGCCCCGCACCTGCTCACGCTCCTGGCCGTCGGCTGGTTGCTCTATCTGGTCCTGCTGGGCGGCTGGATCGTGCTGCAGAAGCGCGAGCCGGTCGCGACCCTGAGCTGGCTGCTCGGCCTGGCGCTGCTGCCCTACGTGGGCTTTCTGATCTACCACGTCTTCGGACCGCAGAAGATCCACCGCAATCGGCTGCGCCGCAGCCGCAGCCGGGCCTCGATGCAGAGTGCCCAGGTCGACGCCGAGGAGGGCGAGGCCGCAGAGTTGGTGCGCCTGGCGCAAAACACCACCAGCCTGCCGGCAACCTCGTCGGCCGAGGTCGACCTGCTGGTCGACGGCGCGGCGAAGTACACCGCCTTGCTCGCCGACATCGCAAAGGCGCGCCATCACGTGCACCTGGAGTACTACATCTTCGAGCCCGACTCGACCGGCTCCGCGCTGCGCGATGCCCTGGTCGAGCGCGCGCGCGCCGGGGTCCACGTGCGGCTGCTGCTCGATTTCGTCGGCACCCGTGCTCGGCGCAGCTTCTTCGCGCCCTTGCTCGAGGCGGGCGGCGAGCTCGCCTGGTTCCATCCGATGCGTTTCGGGAAGATCTGGAAACGCCCGTGGACCAACCTGCGCACCCATCGCAAGCTGGTCGTGATCGACGGTCGGATCGGCTACACCGGCGGCATGAACGTCACCGACGAGCAGGACGAGCGCCTGCGCGCCGACGCCTACCGCGACCTGCACATGCGGCTGATCGGCAAGTCCGTGCGCGTGCTGCAGCTGGTGTTCGCCGAGGACTGGGCCTACGCGACCGGCCGACGCGACTTCCTCGCCGACGTCGAGGCGCAGACCCCGGCCGCAGATTCCGGCCCGATCCGCACCCAGGTGCTGACCTCGGGGCCGGACTCGAACTGGGAGGCCATCCACCGCCTGCATGTCGGCGCGATCCATGCCGCGCGGCATCGGGTGTGGCTGACGACGCCCTACTTCGTGCCGGGCGAGGCGGCGATGATGGCGCTGACCTCGGCCGCACTCGCCGGGCTCGACGTCCGCCTGCTGGTGCCGCGCACCAGCGACTCGCAATTGGTGACGCTCGCCGCGCGGTCGTACTTCGGCCAGCTGCTGGTGGCCGGGGTCAAGATCTACGAGTACCGCTCGCGGATGCTGCACAGCAAGTCGCTGCTGATCGACGACAGCCTGGCGATCATCGGCAGCGCGAATTTCGACCACCGCAGCTTCCGGCTGAACTTCGAGCTGTCGGTGCTGTTCGACGATCCGGGCGTCGCGGCCGCGCTCGCACAGATCATCGAGCGCGAGTTCGCGCATGCCCCACGCGTGCAGCGCGGCAGACACCGCCCGCTGCTGACCGCACGCTTGCCCGAAGCGCTGGCGCGGCTGTGCTCGCCGCTGCTGTAGCTGGACACGCACGGCGCATCCGAGCAGCGCGCGTGCGCACACGAGGACAAGCTCCCATGGCTTTGAGCAACACAGCGCCCGTCGAGCCGAAGCGGCTGCAGCTCTGGCAGGCGCTGTCAGACCTGTTTCTCGACACCGAGATCGACGACACCACGATCGTCGCGATCGCCCGCGTGGTGCGCGAGACCGGCTACACCGCCGCCGAGGTGCACCGTGTCCTGTGGGGCGAGGTCTACCCGGTCCTGGCGCCCAACCTGCGCAGCGTGGCCGGTATCTGGTCGGGCTGGCCGGACGCGTGGCTGGCGGCCCACCTGCGGGTCCATGTCGGGCCGGCACCGCGTCCGCGCGGCCGGATCGCCGCCACGATCGCCCGCGACTGGGCACGGGTCGCAGCCCACCTGCCGCCTGGGTTCGCCTGAGCGCAGGCGCGCAACGATGGGCGACGACACCGACCGACCGCGGCCCGACGGCAGGTCGCGATCGGCCTCTGGCGCTGCGCCGGCGAGCGGTTAGACTGCACCCAAGTCAGGCGGAGGCCTTGCCCATGTCGTGGTTGTTGCTGCTGCTCGCGCTCGGCGCGATCGTCGTTGCGTTCACCACCACATCGGTGCCGGTGGCGGTGGTCGCCTTGCTGTTGTCGTTGGCGCTGGTCGTCGTCGGCGTGCTCGGCCTGCTGGCCCAGCGCGTGGGCGAACGCAGCCGCAGCGAAGCGATGATGGTCGACCCGGTGGAACTGCGCCGTCTGCGCGAGCAGGCGCAAGCCCGCCGCGCCGCCACAGCCGCGACGCCGGACGTGCCGCCCCCGCCCAGCGCATGAGCGATGCGCTGGGCGCGCCTGCACGGCGTACGACGCGGCTGAGCGTCAACCTCAACAAGATCGCCGTGCTGCGCAACTCGCGCGGCGGGCACGATCCCGACGTGCTGCACGCCGCCCGGGTCTGCCTGGACGCCGGCGCGCACGGCATCACCGTGCACCCACGCCCCGACGCCCGGCACATCCGCACCGACGATGTCCTCGCGCTGGGCGCATTGACGGCCGCGCGCGGCGTCGAGTTCAACATCGAGGGCAATCCGTTCGCTCCCGCGCGCGGCGCCTATCCCGGCCTGCTCGCCCTGTGCGCACAGGTCCGACCCGCGCAAGTCACGCTGGTGCCCGATGGCGATGCACAGCTGACCTCCGACCACGGCTTCGACTTCGCCCGTGACAGCGCCACGCTGCGCCCGCTTGTCACCCAGTTGCACGCCTTGGACTGTCGCGTCAGCCTGTTCGCCGATGCCGGCGCCGACATCGAGGCGGCGGTGTCGACAGGCGCCGACCGCATCGAGCTCTACACCGGCCCGTGGGCTGAGGCCTTCGCCGCCGGCACGCCCGACGCCGCGCTGCCCAGCCTCGTCGACACCGCCTGCCGCGCGCGTGCCGCGGGCTTGGGCGTCAACGCCGGTCACGACCTGAGCCAAGCCAACCTCGGCGCCCTGCTCGACGCGCTCGCTCCCGTGGATGAAGTCTCCATCGGCCACGCCCTGATCGGCGAGGCCCTCTACGACGGCCTCGCTGCGACGGTCCGTCGTTATCTCGCGATCGTCAACGCGCAGGTCTGACGTCGGATCGGCTTCCCAGCTGGTGAGTCCGCCACTGCCGCGGATCGAAATCCTCCAAGGCCCCGCCCCCACCCGGCGCGCCAAGCGCGCCGTCCTCCCCCGCATGCGGGGGAGGTGATTTGGGATCTCCCGCATGCCACGCACAGGGAGGCGCGCCATCGCACAAGCCGCTTGGCTCCTTTCCCCGCATCGCAGATGCATTGCGCTCCTGATGGGAGCCGGTTGGAAATGAAGACGCTTCGTGCCGGGTTCGCCTCGTGTCATCCGCACATGGATGGCGAACCATGCCAGTCGAGTGCACTCATCGACGCACGTCACGCGCATCGTGTTCGCGCATATGCAGCCACGCCGCCATGCGTCCGCGTCACCGAACCCTGCGAAAAAAAACGCCGCCCGAAGGCGGCGTCAAATGAAGCGGGGTAAGCGCCGAGCGTGCTGCAGGCGCGTCGGCGGTACTGCGGATTACTTGCGGACGAATCCGATCTTGAGCATCTGCGCGTTCTTGGCCTCGGCCAACACCTTCGCCAGCACGCCGTAATCGGCGTCCTCGTTGGTGTCGATCTCCAGCGTGGGCTGGTTGGTCGGATCGCGCTGGACTTCCGATTCCATCATGTTGCGCAGCGCCGAGACCGGCGTCGGGCTGTCGTTCCAGAAGATCTGGCCCGAGCCGTCGATGCGCAGCTTGATCGGTTCCGGCGGTTCCACCGGATTGTCAGGCGGCGTCGAGGAGCGCTGCGGCAGGTCGATGTCGATCGGATAGGACAACTGCGGCGCCGTCACCATGAAGATGATCAGCAGCACCAACATCACGTCGCAGAGCGGAATGATGTTGATGTCGGCCATCGGGCCTTCGCCACCGGATGAAAATGCCATGGGTGATGCTCCGGTTTAGTTGCTTTCGGTCGTCGCCACGAAGCCGACCTTGCGCATGCCCTGGGCCTGCGCAACGTTGACCACCTGGTTGACGACCCGGTATTTCGCGGTCGAGTCGGCCCGGATGTTCACCGGCGGCTGAGGCGTCTTCTGCGCCTCGACCGACAGCGTGCTCTCGAGCAACTCGATCGACACCGGCTCGTCGTTGACGTAGATCTCGCCACTGTCGGTGATCGCGACCGTGATCGGAGGCGCCGGGGGCGCCGTATCCGGACGCTCGTCCAGATTGGCCTGCGGCAACTCGACCTTGACCTTGTGCGCCATCATCGGTGCCGTGACCATGAAGATGATCAGCAGCACCAGCATGACGTCGACAAGCGGGACGATGTTGATCGTGGCGTTGACCTTGTCGTTACCGCCACCACCTGAGCTGAAAGCCATATCGGGACTCCGTTGTCGCTACTGACGTACGTTCTTAGACCTTGGCCGGCGGGACGGCATCGCCGACGCGCGAACCGGTGGCGAAGAAGTCGTGCAGGTCGTGCGCGAACGTGTCGAGCTTGTTGTTCGTGCCGCGGTTGAGGCGGACGAAGAAGTTGTAGCCCAGCACCGCCGGGATCGCGACGCCCAGACCGATCGCGGTCATGATCAGCGCCTCGCCCACGGGACCGGCCACTGCGCCGATGTCGGCCTGGCCGCTGGCGCCGATGCGGATCAGCGCGCGGTAGATGCCCCACACCGTACCGAGCAGACCGACGAACGGTGCGGTCGCACCGACGGTCGCGAGCACGGTCAGGCCGTTCTCGAGCTTCAGCGATTCACGGGTGACGGCCTGACGCAGCGCGCGGTCGACGAACTCCGAACGGTTCAGCGATTCGACCAGGCGCGAGCCCTCGTGACGCTGGTGATGCGCGGCGGCCTGGGCGGCGTCCAGGGCGACCTTCGAGAAGGGCTCGCTCTTGGGCTGCTCTTCCATGTGACGGATCGCGTCCTGAGCGTTCGTGGTTTCCCAGAACGTGTTGATGACGCGGTCCGAGCTGCCGCGCAGGCGGGCATTCTTGATCGCGTTGTAGATGATCCAGTAGATCGACATGGCCGACATCGTGACGAGCACGATGAGGACGACCCAGCCGACCGCGTCCATGTGCTGAATCATGTCCGCAAAGCCCATCTGCTGCAGGGCTGCAGCGTTGCCGGCTCCGGTCGGGGCGGTGGTGGTTTCCTGCAGCATAACGCTTACCTTCTAGATGTAGTGGTTTGAAGAAGTGGAACGTGGCGCGGGGACTAACAGGCGCCCGCGGACGGGCGCCGAATCTGCGCGGCCGTCAGGCCGCCATGATCAACTCAGGCTGAAGTCGACCGGGACGCGGACGCGACCGGCGGCCGGCTGGCCATCCTTCATCGCCGGTGCGAACGACCACTTGCGTGCGGCCTCGATCGCGGCGCGGTCGAGATCGCGGTTGCGGCTGGACTTCTCGACCGAAACATTGGTGACATTGCCCTGCGCATCGACGTCGATGACGAGGATGACGGTGCCCTCGATCTGGGCGCGGGCAGCGGCCGGCGGGTAGCGCGGCGGGTTCATGTTCTTCGACGAGATGTCGACGCTGGCACCGATGTCGGCGACCTGCGCGGGGGGCGCGGGCGGAGCCGGCGGCGGGGCCGGCGCATCCATCGGCGACGGGTCGTCGAACACGACCGGCGGCGCTTCCGGCGGCGGTGGCACCGGTGTCGGTCGCGGCGGCGACAACTCCTTAATGGGCTGCGGCTTCGGCGGTTCCGGCGGCGGCGGCGGCGGCGGGGGGGGCGGCGGCGGCGGCTCGATGATGACCACGCGGGTGGCCATCTCTTCCTCGGGGGCCGCGTTGGGCGGATTCACCGGCGCCAGCAGCAGCATGACCGCGGCGGCGTGGAAGGCGACCACCATCGTGAATCCGGCGATGCGGGCCCAGTTCAGGCCTTCGTCTTCGTCGTTGGTCGTCGTCGAGCGTTGCGTCATGCGGAGAACTCACGTGAGGCCAGAGCGAAACGCTCCGGTGGAAAGGTCAACCTGCTGCCCTGTCTGGCGGCAGGAATCCTGAAGCTTATACCAATCCGAGTAACGTGCACCATCCGTGACGCGCAGAACTTTTCCTTAACGGGCGGAGATGATTCGCTCCGCGTCGGCATTGGACTTGAGCCCCTTGGCGATGGCCTGACGCGCAGCTTCCTTGGCTTCCGCGCTGCGGCCTTCCTGATGCAGTGCACGCGCCAGGTTGAGGTAGGTCTCGCCGTTCTCGGCCAGCGGCGCCGCCTTGCGCCAGGTCTCGATCGCCGGCTCGATTTGGTCGGAGAAGTAGTAGGCCTGAGCGAGCGCCGAGAGCGTGCGGTAGTCGGACGGCAGGATGTTTTTCTGCAGGCCTTCGTTGATCACCGCGATCGCCTCGCGCTCCTTGCCCTCGCTGTTGAGGTAGAGCGCGTAGAGGTTGCGGTACTCGGTGTCCTCGGTCAGCTGGCCGCTGCTGCGCAGACGCTCGAAGACCTCGATCGCCTTGTCGTTCTGATCGGTCTGCAGGTACGAGACTGCGAGGTTGATCTGCGAGCGCTTGTCATCCGGCGTGGCCTGCGCGACCTGCTCGGCCAGGCGCGTCGCCTCGGCGCTGTTGCCCGACTCGGCGTAGGCGCCCATCAGTACCTGCGTCCACTGCGGATCGACCTCGCCGCCGCCTTCGACCAACGGCTTGAGCGTGGCGATCGCCTCGGGGTAACGCTCCAGGCGATAGAGCAGGTTGCCCTTGAGCGCCTGATCCTTGGGATCGGACGAGCCGGATTCGGCGAGGTAGCGCTCCAGCGACGCCAGCGCAGCGGCGTAATCCTGCTCCTGTGCCTGCAACTGGGCGACGATCAGCATCGCCTGGAAATGGTTGTTGTTGTCCAGGCCACCGCCGGCGATCGCCTGTTCGAGGTAGGTGATCGCGCGTGCGTTGTCGTCGTTGAGCAGGAACTGGCCGGCGAGCAAAGCGGCCATGGACTTGTCGTACTCGTTGGCGCGCTCGTTGGCGATGATCTGCTCGGCCAGCGGCAGCCCCTTCTGCGCGTCCTGCGCGTTATAGGCTTCCGACAGCGCATTGAGATCCTTGACCAGACGCTGGCTGGCCTGCACGCCCGGCTCCTTGCGCGTGGCATTGGGATAACGCGCTTCTTCCTTCTGCTCCGCCTGGCGACCGCCGCGACGCTCGCTGCGGTCGGCCGAGCGCGAGCTGCGATCCGCACGGCTGCTGCGCTCGCTGCGATCGCTGCCGCCGTCGTCCTGCGCCATCGCCGGCGCGCCGAAGGCCAGCAGCGCGGTGGTCATCGCGGCGACCAGCGCCTTGTGGGAAAAACGGGACTTGGACATCGGGTCACCTCGATTGGGGTGGATGCGCCGCGAGCGCGGGCGCAGGAGTCTTTGGGGGGCGATTATGGCCGACGGGTCGCCATCGTGGGCAGAGGGCTCAGCCGCAGTTGGGACGGCGGCCGGCGGCGCGGGCCTGTTCGTAGACCGGCACCAGTGAATTCGCACGCGCCTGCAATTCGGCGATGCGGTTCTGCGGGTTGGGGTGTGTCGACAGCCACTGCGGCGGCTGGTTGCCGCCGCTGGCGGTGATCATGTTCTGCCACAGCGCGACGGCCGCGCGCGGGTCGAAACCGGCCTTGGCCATCAGCTCCTGCCCCACCACGTCCGCCTCGGTTTCCTGGGTCCGGGTGCCGGGCAGCAGGAACGTGGCCTGCAGTGCTGCGCCGCCAAGCTGGCTGGTCGTCTGCTGCGCGCCTTCGCCGTAGCGCGAGCCGAGCAACGCACCGGCCACGCCGAGCGCGCCCTGGGCGCCGAGCTGGCGGGTGATCCGCTCGTCGTGATGGTTGGCGTAGACGTGGCCGATCTCGTGCGCGATGACCGCCGCCAGCTGGTCCTGGTTCTTGGCCACGGTCAGGATGCCGGTATGCACGCCGACCTTGCCACCGGGCAACGCGAAGGCGTTGGGGTTGTCGTCCACGAACACCACCGACTCCCACTTGAGCTGCTGCCAGTTGGCGGGCAACTCACGCACGATGTCGGTCACGATACAGCGCACATAGGCCTGTTGCCGGGCGTCGGTGGACTGGCGGGTCTTGGCCTTGGTCTCGGCGAACGCCTGCTCGCCCATCTGGTTGAGCTGCGCCTGCGAAACGCCGCCCACGTACTGGGTGCGCCCGGTCGGCGAGGTGGTGGTGGCGCAGGCGGTCAGCAGCAACGCGACGGCGGCGGCTGCGATAGGCGCTTTCATGGTCGGGCTTCCCCTTGCTCGATACGGATGATCAGGGCATCCGTTGTAGTGCGGCCCGGATTAACGTTCCGTCAATCCGGGCGCACGACGGCCTGCACGGCGCAGGTCGCGTGGTCACGGCCCTCAGACGTCGAGGTTGGCGACCTTGAGCGCGTTGTCGTCGATGAAGGCGCGGCGCGGCTCGACGACGTCGCCCATCAGCGTGCTGAAGATCTCATCGGCCGCCACCGCATCCTCGATCCGCACCTGCAGCAGACGCCGCGTTTCGGGATTGACGGTGGTGTCCCACAGCTGCTCGGGGTTCATTTCGCCCAGGCCCTTGAAGCGCTGGATCTGACGTCCCTTCTTGGCCTCCTCGAGCAGCCACGCCTGGGCGCCGGCGAAGGTCTTCACCGGCTGGGCGCGATTGCCGCGAACGATCTGCGCGCCCTCGCGGATCAGGCCGTGCAGCTGGCGCGCGACCTCGCCGACGGCGCGCAGGTCGCCGCTTTCGAGCGCGGCCAGCGGCACCATCTGGATCAGGTCGACGCCCATGTGCTGACGTTCGATCGTCAGCACGGCGCCGCGCGATTCATTGGCCGGCTGCACCGAGAACCGATAGCGCGGACGGCCGAGCCCGGACTGGTTGAGGCGCCCTTCCAGCGCACGCAATGCGTCCTGCGCGGCCTCGGCATCGCCGGACAGCGGCGCGGCGTCGAGCAGCAGTTCCAGCACGGCCGGATCGTAGCGGTGCGCGTTGCGCGCGATCGCTTCCTTGGCCGCGGCGAAATCGAGCAGCAGCCGCTCCAGAGCGACGCCTTCGATCGCCGGTTCGCCAGCCGCCGGAATCAGCTGTGCGCCCTCGACCGCATTGCCGGCCAGATAGGCGTCGAGCGCGGCGTCGTCCTTGAGGTAGAGCTCGTTCTTGCCCTGCTTGATCTTGTACAACGGCGGCAGGCCGATGTAGACATGCCCGCGCTCGATCAGCTCCGGCATCTGCCGATAGAAGAACGTCAGCAGCAGCGTGCGGATATGCGAGCCGTCGACGTCGGCGTCGGTCATGATGATGATGCGGTGGTAGCGCAGCTTGTCGGGGTTGTACTCGTCCTTGCCGATGCCCGTGCCGAGCGCGGTGATGAGCGTGCCGACTTCGGCCGACGCGAGCATGCGGTCGAACCGCGCGCGCTCGACGTTGAGGATCTTGCCGCGCAGCGGCAGCACCGCCTGGTTGCGGCGATTGCGCCCCTGCTTGGCCGAGCCGCCGGCCGAGTCGCCCTCGACGATGAACAGTTCCGACAGCGCCGGGTCTTTTTCCTGGCAGTCGGCGAGCTTGCCCGGCAGGCCGGCGATGTCCAGCGCGCCCTTGCGTCGGGTCAGGTCACGGGCCTTGCGGGCGGCCTCGCGCGCGCGGGCGGCGTCGACGATCTTGCCGGCGATCGCACGCGCCTCGTTCGGGTTCTCCTCGAGAAACTCCTGCAGCCGCTGGCCGAACGCGCTTTCGACGACCGGGCGCACCTCGGACGAGACCAGCTTTTCCTTGGTCTGCGACGAGAAGCTCGGGTCGGGCACCTTCACCGACAGCACCGCGATCATACCCTCGCGCATGTCGTCGCCCGACAGCGCGACCTTGGCCTGCTTGGCGATGCCGTTGTGCTCGATGTACTGCGTCAGCGTGCGCGTGAGCGCAGCGCGGAAACCCTGCAGATGCGTGCCGCCGTCCTTCTGCGGGATGTTGTTGGTGAAGCAGAACATCGTTTCTTGGTACGCGTCGGTCCACTGCAGCGCGACATCGACGGTGATGCCGCTCTGCTCGCCTGTGACGGATATCACATTCGGGTGCAGCGGCGTCTTGAGCTGGGCCAGGTGTTCGACAAACGACCGGATGCCGCCTTCGTACTGGTAGGTATCGCGCCGCCCTTCCCCACGCAGGTCGACAAGCGTGACCTTGACGCCGGAGTTGAGGAACGAGAGCTCGCGCAGACGCCGGGCCAGAATGTCGTAGTGGAACGTGACGTCGGTGAACGTCGCCACCGCCGGCCAGAAGCGCAGCGTGGTGCCGCGCTTGGTCGAGGGCTCGCGGCGCTCGAGCGGGGCCACCGGCTCGCCGGTCGCGTATTCCTGGTGATGGTGGTAGCCGTCTCGCCAGATGTCGAGCGTGAGCTTCTCGCTCAGCGCGTTGACCACCGAGACGCCCACGCCATGCAGGCCGCCGGAGACTTTGTAGCTGTTGTCGTCGAACTTACCGCCGGCGTGCAGCTGGGTCATGATGACCTGCGCCGCCGACACGCCCTCTTCCTTGTGGATGTCGACCGGGATACCACGGCCGTTGTCCGACACCGAGACCGACCCGTCCTCGTGGATCGTCACGACGACCTCGTCGGCATGGCCGGCGAGCGCTTCGTCGATCGCGTTGTCCACGACTTCGAACACCATGTGATGCAGGCCGGTGCCATCGTGCACGTCGCCGATGTACATGCCGGGCCGCTTGCGGACGGCTTCGAGGCCGCGCAGCACGGTGATCCGGGTGGAGTCGTAATCGGTATTGGCGGGGGCGCCGCCGGGGATGGTCTCGTCGCTCATTCGATTCGCTGTCTGGCAGGCGCGCGGTCCGCGACGCGCAAGCGCCGCGAGGCGCCATGCGGCGGTCGAACAGGCCGGCATAGACGGCCATCATACCACCCCGCCCCCGGGCCTCCCGAGGGTGGTTCCACGTGGAACCTTTGCGTTCAACAGCGCACGTTGCTGGCGTTGGGCAGGTCGGCAGCGCGTCACGGTGTGGTGGATTGGGCGCAACGCCAGCTCCTGTCCGAAGCCAACCTCTTCGCCCCGTCCAATGCCTGAAAGCCCTGCGCAGCGGGGACGTCCGTTCTTGACGGTGAGCGACTGTGATTACCCGCCCCGTGACCGCGTCTGATAGCGCGTCGCACGCAAGCGGTCGCTGGCGACCTTGCGACGCGTCGCGGACTGTCGGGCTGATACCCCGAGAAAAGCGCCGGGGATTCTAGGGGCCCTTGGCACGTACCCGACGTGGAGTCGGGCAGGTGCTGGCCGGAGGCCACGGTGAGGCTACGACGACGGCGGCGCGGTTGAGACTCCGCAGCCAGCGCCCTGCCATCCAACGCCGGCCCCGGAGCCGGCGGCAGTGGCTAAGGCAGGGGAGCCGTCCGCGACTCCTCGCTACCCAGTTGCGAAACGCGGGAACGCAGGCCGCTCGCTGGGGGGCGGGCGCGCTTGTCGGCAACACCACCGTCCCAGCGGATCATGCCGCCTCCAGTCGAAAGAACGCAGCCTGTCCGGCCGCGGATACTGCGGCCGGACAGGCGTGCGCGGCGGGGCAAGTAAGGTTCCTCGTGGAACACGCCCCCACACCTACCCGCCCGCCGTGGTTTCACGTGGAACATCACTCTGCGCCCCGACGGCTGACGCAACGGGCCCATTCAGCCTAGTTGCCGCTTTCGATTCTGCCGTGTTCCACGTGGAACACACGCGCCCCGTCCAGCAACGCCGCCGGCCAGTGCGGGGGCTGCTCCGTGCCTGTCAGCAGGACCTGCGCATCCACGGCATGCAGAAACTCGAGTACCTGGCGCTGGTGATCGCGATCCAGCTCCGATGCCAGATCGTCCAATGCCACGACCGGCCAGTGCCCCGCAGCCGCATCTGCACAGTCCGCCGCCTGCGCCAGCAGGCAGCACAGCGCGGCCTGTTTGGCCTGCCCGCGCGACAGCAGGCCCTGCTCGGGCCGCGCTTCGAACGCGATCCGCCAATCCGCGCGGTGCGGACCGACGGACGTATGGCCAAGCGCACGGTCCCTGTCGCGCGCGACCAGCAGCGCATCCGCCAGCGACAGGTCGTTCCTGCGCCACCCGGGCAGGAACGAGAGAGTCACCTCGCCCAGTCCCGGGGCCAGCACCGCCGCGATGCGCTGCAATGCTCCCTGCAGTCGGCCCAGATAGGCCTCCCGGCGCAGATCGAGCGGCTGGCCCGCTTCCGCGAGTTCGTGATCCCAGGCGTCCAGCTGCGAGCCACCGACGCCGGCCTTCAGCAACGCGTTACGCTGGCGCAGCGCCCGCGCATAGCGCCGCCATTGCGCCAGGAAGTCATGTTCCACGTGGAACAGCCCCCAATCGAGGTAGCGCCGCCGAATCTCGCTTCCCCCGGAAATCAACGCGTGGCTGCCGGGCTCGAAGGTCACGACCATCAGCGCGGCACACAACTCACCGAGCTGGCTCACGGACACGCCGTCCAGCCGTCCCGTCCACGCCTGCCCGCTATGCCGCAGCCCCGCGCGCCGCCGGTGCTCGGGCCGCGCAGGATCCGGTTGCCACTCCGCGTACACCTCCAATGCGTCGGCGCCGCGCTGGATCAGGCCGTCACGCACCCGGCCACGGAAGCTGCGACCGTAGGCAAGCAGATGCAGGCCCTCGAGCACGCTGCTTTTGCCCGCCCCGTTCGCACCGAGCAGCAGGTTCAAGCGCGGCCCCGGCGCGAGGGAGACCGCGTCCAGGTTCCTTACGCGGCCAAGATCGAGACGGGTGAGCTGCACGCAGGTCCTGTAGGGTCGAAAACGGAAAACGCCCGGCATGACCGGGCGCTTGTTCCACGTGAAACATTGCGTCGGGCGGGCCCGCGCATGATAGACCGGGCGTCAGAGACGCAACGGCATCACCACATGGCGGCTGCGCTCGTCCGCGGCCTCGCGCACCAGCGCCGAGGAGTTGGCATCGCGCAACTTCAGGATCACCTGTTCGCCGCGCAGCGCGGTTAGGGCGTCGAGCAGGTAGTTGACGTTGAAGCCCACTGCGAGCTCATCGACCTTGGTGTCGGCCTCGACCTCTTCGTGCGCCTCTTCCTGCTCGGGGTTGTGCGCGTTGATCCGCAGCATCCCCGGCGAGACCTCGACACGCACGCCACGGTACTTTTCGTTGGACAGGATCGCCACGCGCTGCAGCGCCGCGCGCAGCAGTTCGCGGTCCACCGAAACCTCGCGATCGGCGCCGATCGGAATCACCGCCTCGTAGTCGGGGAAACGGCCG from Luteimonas sp. S4-F44 carries:
- a CDS encoding tetratricopeptide repeat protein → MTTALLAFGAPAMAQDDGGSDRSERSSRADRSSRSADRSERRGGRQAEQKEEARYPNATRKEPGVQASQRLVKDLNALSEAYNAQDAQKGLPLAEQIIANERANEYDKSMAALLAGQFLLNDDNARAITYLEQAIAGGGLDNNNHFQAMLIVAQLQAQEQDYAAALASLERYLAESGSSDPKDQALKGNLLYRLERYPEAIATLKPLVEGGGEVDPQWTQVLMGAYAESGNSAEATRLAEQVAQATPDDKRSQINLAVSYLQTDQNDKAIEVFERLRSSGQLTEDTEYRNLYALYLNSEGKEREAIAVINEGLQKNILPSDYRTLSALAQAYYFSDQIEPAIETWRKAAPLAENGETYLNLARALHQEGRSAEAKEAARQAIAKGLKSNADAERIISAR
- a CDS encoding biopolymer transporter ExbD, translating into MAFSSGGGGNDKVNATINIVPLVDVMLVLLIIFMVTAPMMAHKVKVELPQANLDERPDTAPPAPPITVAITDSGEIYVNDEPVSIELLESTLSVEAQKTPQPPVNIRADSTAKYRVVNQVVNVAQAQGMRKVGFVATTESN
- a CDS encoding biopolymer transporter ExbD; this encodes MAFSSGGEGPMADINIIPLCDVMLVLLIIFMVTAPQLSYPIDIDLPQRSSTPPDNPVEPPEPIKLRIDGSGQIFWNDSPTPVSALRNMMESEVQRDPTNQPTLEIDTNEDADYGVLAKVLAEAKNAQMLKIGFVRK
- a CDS encoding pyridoxine 5'-phosphate synthase; translated protein: MSDALGAPARRTTRLSVNLNKIAVLRNSRGGHDPDVLHAARVCLDAGAHGITVHPRPDARHIRTDDVLALGALTAARGVEFNIEGNPFAPARGAYPGLLALCAQVRPAQVTLVPDGDAQLTSDHGFDFARDSATLRPLVTQLHALDCRVSLFADAGADIEAAVSTGADRIELYTGPWAEAFAAGTPDAALPSLVDTACRARAAGLGVNAGHDLSQANLGALLDALAPVDEVSIGHALIGEALYDGLAATVRRYLAIVNAQV
- a CDS encoding MotA/TolQ/ExbB proton channel family protein — its product is MLQETTTAPTGAGNAAALQQMGFADMIQHMDAVGWVVLIVLVTMSAMSIYWIIYNAIKNARLRGSSDRVINTFWETTNAQDAIRHMEEQPKSEPFSKVALDAAQAAAHHQRHEGSRLVESLNRSEFVDRALRQAVTRESLKLENGLTVLATVGATAPFVGLLGTVWGIYRALIRIGASGQADIGAVAGPVGEALIMTAIGLGVAIPAVLGYNFFVRLNRGTNNKLDTFAHDLHDFFATGSRVGDAVPPAKV
- a CDS encoding M48 family metallopeptidase encodes the protein MKAPIAAAAVALLLTACATTTSPTGRTQYVGGVSQAQLNQMGEQAFAETKAKTRQSTDARQQAYVRCIVTDIVRELPANWQQLKWESVVFVDDNPNAFALPGGKVGVHTGILTVAKNQDQLAAVIAHEIGHVYANHHDERITRQLGAQGALGVAGALLGSRYGEGAQQTTSQLGGAALQATFLLPGTRTQETEADVVGQELMAKAGFDPRAAVALWQNMITASGGNQPPQWLSTHPNPQNRIAELQARANSLVPVYEQARAAGRRPNCG
- a CDS encoding energy transducer TonB, whose translation is MTQRSTTTNDEDEGLNWARIAGFTMVVAFHAAAVMLLLAPVNPPNAAPEEEMATRVVIIEPPPPPPPPPPPPPEPPKPQPIKELSPPRPTPVPPPPEAPPVVFDDPSPMDAPAPPPAPPAPPAQVADIGASVDISSKNMNPPRYPPAAARAQIEGTVILVIDVDAQGNVTNVSVEKSSRNRDLDRAAIEAARKWSFAPAMKDGQPAAGRVRVPVDFSLS
- the cls gene encoding cardiolipin synthase; protein product: MQRAWDSLVTAPHLLTLLAVGWLLYLVLLGGWIVLQKREPVATLSWLLGLALLPYVGFLIYHVFGPQKIHRNRLRRSRSRASMQSAQVDAEEGEAAELVRLAQNTTSLPATSSAEVDLLVDGAAKYTALLADIAKARHHVHLEYYIFEPDSTGSALRDALVERARAGVHVRLLLDFVGTRARRSFFAPLLEAGGELAWFHPMRFGKIWKRPWTNLRTHRKLVVIDGRIGYTGGMNVTDEQDERLRADAYRDLHMRLIGKSVRVLQLVFAEDWAYATGRRDFLADVEAQTPAADSGPIRTQVLTSGPDSNWEAIHRLHVGAIHAARHRVWLTTPYFVPGEAAMMALTSAALAGLDVRLLVPRTSDSQLVTLAARSYFGQLLVAGVKIYEYRSRMLHSKSLLIDDSLAIIGSANFDHRSFRLNFELSVLFDDPGVAAALAQIIEREFAHAPRVQRGRHRPLLTARLPEALARLCSPLL